From the Microbacterium sp. W4I4 genome, one window contains:
- a CDS encoding NADPH-dependent F420 reductase, producing MDARIRTLGIIGAGRLGTVIASLAVAAGHRVRVARSGAPEPIARAMAAIGASAGSVGSVIDGADAVLLALPLGRYRTLPAERLRGMLVIDAMNYWWGADGIRPDLTDPRTSTSELVQAFLAGARVVKALGHMGYQDLEDEARPSGAAERKAIAIAGDGDGDVALVARLVDDLGFDPVVAGDLASGIMLEPGAEAFGADVDSRELRAMLERFPTSQRGIVVARARSGSLGQG from the coding sequence ATGGACGCCCGCATCCGCACGCTCGGCATCATCGGCGCAGGACGGCTGGGAACCGTGATCGCCTCGCTCGCGGTCGCCGCGGGACACCGAGTGCGCGTCGCCCGCTCCGGGGCGCCCGAACCGATCGCCCGGGCCATGGCCGCGATCGGCGCGTCGGCGGGATCCGTGGGGTCCGTCATCGACGGGGCGGATGCCGTGCTGCTGGCGCTGCCGCTCGGACGCTACCGGACACTGCCGGCGGAGCGCCTGCGCGGGATGCTGGTGATCGACGCCATGAACTACTGGTGGGGCGCCGACGGCATCCGCCCCGACCTGACCGACCCCCGCACCTCGACCAGCGAACTCGTGCAGGCCTTCCTTGCGGGCGCACGAGTGGTCAAGGCCCTGGGACACATGGGCTATCAGGATCTCGAGGACGAGGCGCGACCCTCGGGTGCCGCGGAGCGCAAGGCGATCGCCATCGCGGGCGACGGCGACGGCGATGTGGCGCTGGTCGCGCGGCTGGTCGACGATCTGGGGTTCGATCCGGTGGTCGCCGGAGACCTGGCCTCCGGGATCATGCTCGAGCCGGGTGCGGAGGCGTTCGGCGCCGACGTCGATTCCCGCGAGCTGCGTGCCATGCTGGAGCGCTTCCCGACGTCGCAGCGCGGGATCGTGGTGGCCCGGGCGCGCAGCGGGTCGCTCGGCCAGGGCTGA
- a CDS encoding phosphatidylcholine/phosphatidylserine synthase, which yields MPSPLHRVLAAWAVHAFTLTGAIWATLALLALVDDRPKLMWLYLGIALVVDGVDGTLARRAEVRRFAPHFDGVILDSIIDYLTWTFIPALFLYRAGLLGEGALGIALLLLINVSSMFCYANTRMKTGDNYFLGFPAAWNIVALALWILDGGIAVNAVVVLVLSLLTWAPIAFVHPLRVTRLRIVTIIATAAWILASAALVVSHPVVDARIAAVWAVSGAWVILVGLIRTVGASATNRRAKVRAAQVEPDPEPLRARRS from the coding sequence ATGCCGTCTCCCCTTCATCGTGTGCTCGCCGCGTGGGCGGTGCACGCCTTCACCCTCACCGGTGCCATCTGGGCCACCCTGGCCCTGCTCGCCCTCGTCGACGATCGTCCCAAGCTCATGTGGCTCTACCTCGGCATCGCGCTGGTCGTCGATGGCGTCGACGGCACTCTGGCGCGGAGGGCAGAGGTGCGCCGGTTCGCGCCGCACTTCGACGGCGTCATCCTCGACTCGATCATCGACTACCTCACCTGGACCTTCATCCCCGCCCTCTTCCTGTACCGGGCGGGCCTGCTCGGCGAGGGCGCCCTCGGCATCGCACTGCTGCTGCTCATCAACGTGTCGTCGATGTTCTGCTACGCCAACACGAGGATGAAGACAGGTGACAACTACTTCCTCGGGTTCCCCGCGGCGTGGAACATCGTCGCGCTGGCACTCTGGATCCTCGACGGGGGCATCGCGGTCAACGCGGTCGTCGTCCTCGTGCTCTCGCTGCTGACCTGGGCACCGATCGCCTTCGTGCATCCGCTGCGGGTCACCCGCCTGCGCATCGTCACGATCATCGCCACGGCGGCATGGATTCTGGCATCCGCGGCGCTCGTGGTGTCGCATCCGGTCGTCGACGCCCGGATCGCCGCGGTGTGGGCTGTGTCCGGCGCCTGGGTGATCCTGGTCGGGCTGATCCGCACGGTGGGCGCAAGCGCCACGAACCGGCGCGCGAAGGTTCGCGCCGCGCAGGTCGAACCGGATCCCGAACCGCTGCGCGCCCGCCGGTCGTAG
- a CDS encoding UdgX family uracil-DNA binding protein (This protein belongs to the uracil DNA glycosylase superfamily, members of which act in excision repair of DNA. However, it belongs more specifically to UdgX branch, whose founding member was found to bind uracil in DNA (where it does not belong), without cleaving it, appears to promote DNA repair by a pathway involving RecA, rather than base excision.), translated as MSDAERPGAQEWVPDGGGVRALRRAAEDCRGCELWRDATQVVFSQGPSSARMMLVGEQPGDREDLEGEPFVGPAGRMLSEALDAADIDRDDVYLTNAVKHFRFERRGKRRIHEKPGVAHIEACSPWLDAELFTVRPKVVVALGATAARALLHRTVRIGEIRGTVIEAADSRGIPLVVTVHPSSLLRLRDRAEREAAFRAFVDDLERAVEVAG; from the coding sequence ATGTCGGATGCGGAGCGCCCTGGTGCGCAGGAGTGGGTCCCGGACGGCGGCGGTGTGCGGGCGCTGCGCCGCGCGGCCGAGGACTGCCGGGGCTGCGAGCTGTGGCGGGATGCGACCCAGGTCGTGTTCTCGCAGGGCCCGTCCTCGGCGCGGATGATGCTGGTGGGCGAGCAGCCGGGCGACAGGGAGGACCTCGAGGGCGAGCCGTTCGTCGGGCCGGCGGGGCGGATGCTGTCGGAGGCACTCGACGCCGCCGACATCGACCGCGATGACGTCTATCTCACCAACGCCGTCAAGCACTTCCGCTTCGAGCGGCGCGGCAAGCGGCGGATACACGAGAAGCCAGGCGTGGCCCACATCGAGGCATGCAGTCCGTGGCTGGACGCCGAACTCTTCACCGTGCGTCCGAAGGTGGTCGTCGCTCTGGGCGCGACAGCGGCGCGCGCACTGCTGCACCGCACCGTGCGCATCGGCGAGATCCGCGGCACCGTGATCGAGGCCGCCGACAGTCGCGGCATCCCGCTGGTGGTGACGGTGCATCCGTCGAGCCTGTTGCGGCTGCGGGATCGCGCGGAGCGGGAGGCCGCCTTCCGCGCGTTCGTCGACGATCTGGAACGCGCCGTCGAGGTCGCCGGCTGA
- a CDS encoding DUF2795 domain-containing protein translates to MKTTAVSALERFITDMEYPATKDDLVREASRDGLAAEDIAALRALPGDSYDARCRVRDALAALVHAGRALTAT, encoded by the coding sequence ATGAAGACGACCGCAGTCTCCGCTCTCGAACGCTTCATTACCGATATGGAGTACCCCGCGACGAAGGACGACCTCGTCCGTGAAGCGTCGCGCGACGGGCTCGCAGCCGAGGACATCGCCGCACTCCGCGCTCTGCCCGGCGACAGCTACGACGCGCGCTGCCGAGTCAGGGACGCGCTGGCGGCACTCGTGCACGCCGGCCGCGCGCTCACCGCGACCTGA
- a CDS encoding Hsp20/alpha crystallin family protein — MGMTFDPISQLDRFAASVLDSVRSPRLMPVDLFRDGERYVLHADLPGVDPGSIDVDVDGSQLTLRAQRTADTGDGARWLTRERGTGSFLRQFTLGDGVDLDAISASYENGVLSVVIPVSERAKPRKIAVESAEHRESIVA, encoded by the coding sequence ATGGGAATGACATTCGATCCGATCAGCCAGCTTGATCGTTTTGCTGCGAGCGTGCTGGATTCCGTTCGGTCTCCCCGCCTCATGCCGGTCGACCTCTTCCGTGATGGAGAGCGCTATGTGCTGCATGCCGATCTGCCCGGTGTGGACCCCGGATCGATCGACGTCGACGTGGACGGCAGTCAGCTGACTCTTCGCGCTCAGCGCACCGCAGACACCGGCGACGGCGCGCGCTGGCTGACGCGCGAGCGCGGCACGGGCTCCTTCCTGCGGCAGTTCACGCTCGGCGACGGCGTCGACCTCGACGCCATCAGCGCGTCCTACGAGAACGGCGTGCTGTCGGTGGTCATCCCGGTGAGCGAGCGCGCGAAGCCGCGCAAGATCGCGGTGGAGTCCGCCGAGCACCGGGAGTCGATCGTCGCGTGA
- a CDS encoding MerR family transcriptional regulator encodes MVEPDNRTPLYGIAVAAQLVDMPEATLRLFERRGLLSPSRSEGGTRRYSEGDIQRLRRVGRLRDEGMNLAGIGRLLELEDENAGLRVELAAERRGPES; translated from the coding sequence GTGGTAGAACCCGACAACCGGACTCCGCTCTACGGAATCGCCGTCGCAGCCCAGCTGGTCGACATGCCCGAGGCGACGCTGCGTCTCTTCGAACGCCGCGGCCTGCTCAGTCCGTCCCGCAGTGAGGGAGGAACCCGGCGGTACAGCGAAGGCGACATCCAGCGACTGCGCCGCGTCGGCCGGTTGCGGGACGAGGGAATGAACCTCGCAGGAATCGGCCGCCTGCTCGAGCTGGAGGACGAGAACGCCGGGTTGCGTGTGGAGCTCGCGGCCGAGCGACGAGGACCGGAGTCCTGA
- a CDS encoding Rho termination factor N-terminal domain-containing protein, translated as MPDQPELKDEELYEKLRDEGNSKEKAARISNAAARDGRSAVGHRGGEAEDYEDRTVDELRDRAKELGIEGYSDKKKDELIKMLREH; from the coding sequence ATGCCCGACCAGCCGGAACTCAAGGACGAGGAGCTCTACGAGAAGCTCCGCGACGAGGGCAACTCGAAGGAGAAGGCAGCCCGCATCTCCAACGCGGCCGCCCGCGACGGTCGTTCGGCGGTCGGCCACCGCGGTGGCGAAGCCGAGGACTACGAGGACCGCACGGTCGACGAACTGCGCGATCGTGCGAAAGAGCTCGGCATCGAGGGCTACTCCGACAAGAAGAAGGATGAGCTGATCAAGATGCTCCGCGAGCACTGA
- a CDS encoding pyridoxamine 5'-phosphate oxidase family protein: MSIDAADRSAVAHFVRTCGDGVVATVGPDGEPQAAFVGLTATDDGVLVFDATSGSRKVSNIGQRPRIAVAVTGADVTVQLEGRARITRDEERWRLGESYSDRFPGSRALDEGFAVLAVDVEWVRVYDAGVHPPHVSEASWA, translated from the coding sequence ATGAGCATCGATGCCGCAGACCGGTCCGCCGTCGCGCACTTCGTCCGCACCTGCGGCGACGGGGTGGTCGCCACGGTGGGACCCGATGGCGAGCCGCAGGCCGCCTTCGTGGGCCTGACCGCGACCGACGACGGGGTCCTGGTGTTCGATGCGACTTCAGGCTCGCGCAAGGTGTCCAACATCGGGCAGCGGCCGCGCATCGCCGTCGCCGTCACGGGGGCGGACGTCACCGTGCAGCTGGAGGGACGCGCCCGCATCACCCGCGATGAGGAGCGGTGGCGACTGGGCGAGTCGTACAGCGACCGCTTCCCCGGCTCTCGCGCTCTCGACGAGGGTTTCGCCGTGTTGGCCGTCGACGTGGAATGGGTCCGCGTATACGACGCCGGGGTGCATCCGCCGCACGTCTCAGAGGCTTCCTGGGCCTGA
- a CDS encoding pyrimidine dimer DNA glycosylase/endonuclease V, with amino-acid sequence MRIWSLHPQHLDRAALVACWREALLAQAVLAGRTRGYRQHPQLERFRAQPDPLAAVGAYLVGVADEADTRGYRFDRSRILSPAAPAASMTVTVGQMALEWTHLGVKLQARSPSDAERWRVAEPAPHPLFRVVPGDVAGWERARPAG; translated from the coding sequence GTGAGGATCTGGTCGCTGCATCCGCAGCACCTGGATCGCGCGGCTCTGGTCGCCTGCTGGCGGGAGGCCCTGCTGGCGCAGGCGGTGCTGGCCGGGCGCACGCGCGGCTACCGGCAGCATCCGCAGCTGGAGCGGTTCCGCGCCCAGCCCGATCCGCTCGCGGCGGTCGGCGCGTACCTCGTCGGCGTCGCGGACGAGGCCGACACCCGCGGCTACCGCTTCGACCGCTCGCGCATCCTGTCACCCGCTGCTCCCGCCGCGAGCATGACCGTCACGGTCGGCCAGATGGCGCTCGAGTGGACTCATCTGGGCGTCAAGCTGCAGGCGCGCAGTCCGTCGGATGCCGAGCGCTGGCGCGTCGCCGAACCCGCGCCGCATCCGCTCTTCCGCGTGGTGCCAGGCGACGTCGCCGGCTGGGAGCGGGCCCGTCCGGCGGGATGA